From Phalacrocorax carbo chromosome 8, bPhaCar2.1, whole genome shotgun sequence, a single genomic window includes:
- the LOC135314708 gene encoding protocadherin beta-15-like, whose product MATARQVLCLSAFLSLPHAGSQPIRYSVAEEAESGSVVANVAADAGLTPAQLADRRARLASEDGRQHFRLDRGTGRLVVADRLDREELCGQSRTCTLPFELLLANPLQFFRVEVAVEDINDHSPVFPEERVTFKIPETSDPGSRFPLEGAWDLDVGSNSIQAYSIAPENEYFSVSFGSRVKGKKYVELVLEKALDREEQAELYFSVIAIDGGSPPRTGTTQIHIIVLDANDNAPVFTEEVYICQVLENAPEGSVVLSVVATDQDEGVNGDISYQFIQAVGQSDSAFTIDPTSGEIKLRRALDFEAAENHELSVRATDGGGLSAICKVLVEVVDVNDNAPELVVSSFSSPLPENALPGTVVALFAVRDRDAGANGKITCALEDQLSFSLRPAYKNYYELVTVSTLDREETARYILTVTAADAGSPPLTTTQTFTVDISDVNDNAPVFNQTSYTMFVRENNVPTVLVGAVSAADADVGPNAKVAYSLAPAHPAEQAPCSCISVNSENGHVFVLQPLDYEQVRQIKVLVSASDAGSPPLSANVTVRLVVVDENDNAPLVLHPAQGSSPPSSELVPMSAEAGYLITKVVAVDADSGQNSWLSYHLLRASDPGLFAVGAQSGEVRLRRPVTERDAVKQKLVVLVRDNGQPPLSATAALSALLLKDFSDMRLPHSSLATEDESGSLTTYLIISLVFVSLLFLASTAAFVARKLCKRKELKGGHVLYGAGNLQSSLADAAAAGTLPHAYCYEISLTTGSGNSEFKFLKPVLPSLPPQHCGMGGGTDDEQDFPRGPLAVDMAPDNPGTLSAEQFNSLSFN is encoded by the coding sequence ATGGCGACCGCAAGGCAAGTGCTTtgtctctctgctttcctctccctgccgCACGCTGGCTCGCAGCCCATCCGCTACTCCGTAGCCGAGGAGGCGGAGAGCGGCTCCGTGGTAGCCAACGTGGCGGCGGACGCGGGGCTGACCCCGGCGCAGCTCGCGGATCGCCGCGCCCGCCTGGCCTCGGAGGACGGCCGGCAGCACTTTCGCTTAGACCGCGGCACCGGCCGCCTCGTAGTGGCGGACAGGCTGGACCGGGAGGAGCTGTGCGGACAGTCCCGTACCTGCACGCTCCCCTTCGAGCTCCTGCTCGCAAACCCCCTGCAGTTCTTTCGGGTCGAGGTGGCGGTGGAGGACATCAATGACCATTCGCCCGTTTTCCCGGAGGAACGAGTCACTTTTAAGATCCCGGAAACGAGCGACCCGGGCTCGCGTTTCCCGCTGGAGGGAGCTTGGGACCTCGATGTTGGCAGCAACAGCATCCAGGCTTACAGTATCGCTCCCGAGAACGAATACTTTAGTGTCTCTTTTGGGAGTCGAGTTAAGGGTAAGAAGTATGTTGAGTTGGTCTTGGAAAAGGCCCTAGACAGAGAGGAGCAGGCGGAGTTGTATTTCAGTGTCATCGCCATAGACGGCGGCTCTCCGCCCAGGACTGGGACCACCCAAATCCACATTATCGTTCTAGATGCAAATGACAACGCTCCCGTCTTCACAGAGGAGGTGTACATTTGTCAGgttttggaaaatgccccagaGGGCTCTGTGGTTCTCAGCGTGGTGGCAACCGATCAGGATGAGGGAGTTAACGGGGACATCTCCTATCAGTTCATCCAAGCAGTGGGCCAGAGCGACTCAGCGTTCACAATTGACCCCACAAGTGGTGAAATTAAACTGAGAAGGGCTCTGGACTTTGAGGCGGCAGAGAATCACGAGCTCAGCGTGCGGGCCACAGATGGAGGGGGCCTCTCGGCAATCTGCAAGGTGTTGGTGGAGGTGGTGGATGTGAACGACAACGCACCGGAGCTGGTGGTCAGTTCCTtcagcagccccctccctgaGAATGCATTACCCGGGACAGTGGTCGCCCTCTTTGCTGTCAGGGACCGGGATGCTGGTGCCAATGGGAAGATCACGTGTGCCCTTGAAGACCAGCTGTCGTTCTCCTTGCGGCCAGCCTATAAGAATTACTACGAGCTGGTGACTGTGAGCACGCTGGACCGGGAGGAGACGGCTCGGTACATCCTCACCGTCACAGCAGCAGATGCGGGGTCACCTCCTCTCACGACCACCCAGACCTTCACGGTGGACATCTCCGACGTCAACGACAACGCCCCTGTCTTCAACCAGACATCGTACACCATGTTTGTGCGTGAGAACAATGTCCCCACAGTGCTCGTTGGAGCCGTCAGTGCCGCCGATGCTGACGTGGGGCCCAATGCCAAGGTGGCCTactccctggcaccagcccaccctgcagagcaggctccctgctcctgcatctCTGTGAACTCTGAGAACGGGCACGTGTTTGTGCTGCAGCCTCTGGACTATGAGCAGGTGAGGCAGATCAAGGTCTTGGTGAGCGCCTCCGATGCGGGGTCTCCTCCTCTCAGTGCCAACGTCACCGTCCGCCTTGTTGTGGTGGATGAGAATGACAACGCGCCGCTGGTGCTgcacccagcccagggcagcagcccgCCATCCAGTGAGCTGGTGCCCATGTCGGCCGAGGCGGGGTACCTCATCACCAAAGTGGTGGCCGTCGATGCCGACTCAGGGCAGAACTCATGGCTCTCGTACCACCTGCTGAGGGCCTCCGACCCTGGGCTCTTTGCAGTGGGCGCCCAAAGCGGGGAGGTGCGGCTGAGGAGGCCGGTGACAGAGAGGGACGCCGTGAAGCAGAAGCTCGTTGTGCTCGTGCGCGACAACGGGCAGCCACCTCTGTCGGCCACTGCGGCGCTGAGCGCACTCCTGCTCAAGGACTTCTCTGACATGCGCCTACCACACAGCAGCCTGGCCACAGAGGACGAGAGTGGCTCCCTGACAACCTATCTAATCATTTCATTGGTCTTCGTCTCACTCCTCTTCCTCGCATCCACGGCAGCCTTTGTCGCTCGCAAGCTGTGCAAGAGAAAGGAGCTGAAGGGTGGGCACGTGCTTTATGGTGCCGGCAacttgcagagcagcctggctgatgcagctgctgcagggacccTGCCCCACGCCTACTGCTATGAGATCAGCCTCACCACGGGCTCGGGCAACAGCGAGTTCAAGTTCCTGAAGCCCGTCCTCCCCAGCCTGCCACCACAGCACTGTGGCATGGGCGGGGGCACTGACGATGAACAGGATTTCCCCCGTGGCCCTCTCGCCGTCGACATGGCGCCAGACAACCCCGGAACGCTCTCTGCCGAACAGTTCAACAGTCTTTCCTTTAACTAG
- the LOC135314707 gene encoding protocadherin beta-15-like, producing the protein MATARQVLCLSAFLSLPHAGSQPIRYSVAEEAESGSVVANVAADAGLTPAQLADRRARLASEDGRQHFRLDRGTGRLVVADRLDREELCGQSRTCTLPFELLLANPLQFFRVEVAVEDINDHSPVFPEERVTFKIPETSDPGSRFPLEGAWDLDVGSNSIQAYSIAPENEYFSVSFGSRVKGKKYVELVLEKPLDREEQAELYFSVIAIDGGSPPRTGTTQIHIIVLDVNDNAPVFTEEVYIGQVLENAPEGSVVLSVVATDQDEGVNGDISYQFIQAVGQSDSAFTIDPTSGEIILRRALDFEAAENHELSVRATDGGGLSAICKVLVEVVDVNDNAPELVVSSFSSPLPENALPGTVVALFAVRDRDAGANGKITCALEDQLSFSLRPAYKNYYELVTVSMLDREETARYILTVTAADAGSPPLTTTQTFTVDISDVNDNAPVFNQTSYTMFVRENNVPTVLVGAVSAADADVGPNAKVAYSLAPAHPAEQAPCSCISVNSENGHVFVLQPLDYEQVRQIKVLVSASDAGSPPLSANVTVRLVVVDENDNAPLVLHPAQGSSPPSSELVPMSAEAGYLITKVVAVDADSGQNSWLSYHLLRASDPGLFAVGAQSGEVRLRRPVTERDAVKQKLVVLVRDNGQPPLSATAALSALLLKDFSDMRLPHSSLATEDESGSLTTYLIISLVFVSLLFLASTAAFVARKLCKRKELKGGHVLYGAGNLQSSLADAAAAGTLPHAYCYEISLTTGSGNSEFKFLKPVLPSLPPQHCGMGGGTDDEQDFPRGPLAIDMAPDNPGTLSAEQFNSLSFN; encoded by the coding sequence ATGGCGACCGCAAGGCAAGTGCTTtgtctctctgctttcctctccctgccgCACGCTGGCTCGCAGCCCATCCGCTACTCCGTAGCCGAGGAGGCGGAGAGCGGCTCCGTGGTAGCCAACGTGGCGGCGGACGCGGGGCTGACCCCGGCGCAGCTCGCGGATCGCCGCGCCCGCCTGGCCTCGGAGGACGGCCGGCAGCACTTTCGCTTAGACCGCGGCACCGGCCGCCTCGTAGTGGCGGACAGGCTGGACCGGGAGGAGCTGTGCGGACAGTCCCGTACCTGCACGCTCCCCTTCGAGCTCCTGCTCGCAAACCCCCTGCAGTTCTTTCGGGTCGAGGTGGCGGTGGAGGACATCAATGACCATTCGCCCGTTTTCCCGGAGGAACGAGTCACTTTTAAGATCCCGGAAACGAGCGACCCGGGCTCGCGTTTCCCGCTGGAGGGAGCTTGGGACCTCGATGTTGGCAGCAACAGCATCCAGGCTTACAGTATCGCTCCCGAGAACGAATACTTTAGTGTCTCTTTTGGGAGTCGAGTTAAGGGTAAGAAGTATGTTGAGTTGGTCTTGGAAAAGCCCCTAGACAGAGAGGAGCAGGCGGAGTTGTATTTCAGTGTCATCGCCATAGACGGCGGCTCTCCACCCAGGACTGGGACCACCCAAATCCACATTATCGTTCTAGATGTAAATGACAACGCTCCCGTCTTCACGGAGGAGGTGTACATTGGTCAGgttttggaaaatgccccagaGGGCTCTGTGGTTCTCAGCGTGGTGGCAACCGATCAGGATGAGGGAGTTAACGGGGACATCTCCTATCAGTTCATCCAAGCGGTGGGCCAGAGCGACTCAGCGTTCACAATTGACCCCACAAGTGGTGAAATTATACTGAGAAGGGCTCTGGACTTTGAGGCGGCAGAGAATCACGAGCTCAGCGTGCGGGCCACAGATGGAGGGGGCCTCTCGGCAATCTGCAAGGTGTTGGTGGAGGTGGTGGATGTGAACGACAACGCACCGGAGCTGGTGGTCAGTTCCTtcagcagccccctccctgaGAATGCATTACCCGGGACAGTGGTCGCCCTCTTTGCTGTCAGGGACCGGGATGCTGGTGCCAATGGGAAGATCACGTGCGCCCTTGAAGACCAGCTGTCGTTCTCCTTGCGGCCAGCCTATAAGAATTACTACGAGCTGGTGACTGTGAGCATGCTGGACCGGGAGGAGACGGCTCGGTACATCCTCACCGTCACAGCAGCAGATGCGGGGTCACCTCCTCTCACGACCACCCAGACCTTCACGGTGGACATCTCCGACGTCAACGACAACGCCCCTGTCTTCAACCAGACATCGTACACCATGTTTGTGCGTGAGAACAATGTCCCCACAGTGCTCGTTGGAGCCGTCAGTGCCGCCGATGCTGACGTGGGGCCCAATGCCAAGGTGGCCTactccctggcaccagcccaccctgcagagcaggctccctgctcctgcatctCTGTGAACTCTGAGAACGGGCACGTGTTTGTGCTGCAGCCTCTGGACTATGAGCAGGTGAGGCAGATCAAGGTCTTGGTGAGCGCCTCCGATGCGGGGTCTCCTCCTCTCAGTGCCAACGTCACCGTCCGCCTTGTTGTGGTGGATGAGAATGACAACGCGCCGCTGGTGCTgcacccagcccagggcagcagcccgCCATCCAGTGAGCTGGTGCCCATGTCGGCCGAGGCGGGGTACCTCATCACCAAAGTGGTGGCCGTCGATGCCGACTCAGGGCAGAACTCATGGCTCTCGTACCACCTGCTGAGGGCCTCCGACCCCGGGCTCTTTGCAGTGGGCGCCCAAAGCGGGGAGGTGCGGCTGAGGAGGCCGGTGACAGAGAGGGACGCCGTGAAGCAGAAGCTCGTTGTGCTCGTGCGCGACAACGGGCAGCCACCTCTGTCGGCCACTGCGGCGCTGAGCGCACTCCTGCTCAAGGACTTCTCTGACATGCGCCTACCACACAGCAGCCTGGCCACAGAGGACGAGAGTGGCTCCCTGACAACCTATCTAATCATTTCATTGGTCTTCGTCTCACTCCTCTTCCTCGCATCCACGGCAGCCTTTGTCGCTCGCAAGCTGTGCAAGAGAAAGGAGCTGAAGGGTGGGCACGTGCTTTATGGTGCCGGCAacttgcagagcagcctggctgatgcagctgctgcagggacccTGCCCCACGCCTACTGCTATGAGATCAGCCTCACCACGGGCTCGGGCAACAGCGAGTTCAAGTTCCTGAAGCCCGTCCTCCCCAGCCTGCCACCACAGCACTGTGGCATGGGCGGGGGCACTGACGATGAACAGGATTTCCCCCGTGGCCCTCTCGCCATCGACATGGCGCCAGACAACCCCGGAACGCTCTCTGCCGAACAGTTCAACAGTCTTTCCTTTAACTAG